Genomic window (Streptomyces sp. LX-29):
GACCTTGTCCAGTGCGTCCTCGATGTCCTTCGCCCCGGCGGACTTCGCATTCACCACCGGCAGCACGTTGTCCGCGTTCTGCAGATGTTTGTCGTCTTCAAGTACGACGAGGCCGAACTGGGCCAGCGTGGCGTCGGTGGTGATCGTCAGCAGCATCTGGTCCTTTCCGTCCTTGACCGCCTGCTTGGCCTGGGTGCTGTTGACGTCCAGCGGGTCGATGCCGGTGATGTCGATGCCGTAGGTCTTCTCCAGGCCCGGCTGGCAGAACGGTCGCCTCGGGCATTCGTCGCCCGCCGCGAGCCTGATCTTCTGCTTGGATTTCCCCAAGTCGGAGAGGGTTTTGAGGTTGTGCTCCGCGGCGAAGTCCTCGCTCACCGCGAAGGCGTTCTGGTCGACCGCCTTGCCCGGCTCCAGGACCTTGAGCCCACGCTCCCCGGCGAGCTTCCTGAGCGCCTTCACGGTGGCCTCGGGATCGGAGGAGGCGACGGGCTCGGCGTCCGGTCCGTTCTCCTTCTGGTTGAGGAATTCCGCGAGCGTGGCCGCGTACTCCGGAACGACGTCGATCTGCCCCTTCTCCAGGGCCGGCGCATACAGCTCGCGGGCGTCGACGGTCTTGATGGAGACCTCGTACCCGGCGTCCTCCAAAGCCGCCGCGTACATCTCGGCGAGGATCTTGGACTCGGTGAAGGAGGCGGAGCCCACCACCAGCGAGCCCTTCTCACCGGAGCCGCCCGAGCCGCCGCCGGACTCCTCCAGGCTCTCTCCACCGCACGCCGTCAGCCCGACGGCGAGCACCGCGGCACCGGCCGCGGCCAGCACGGTGCGAGTGGCCGTGCGAGGGATGCGCGTTCTACGCGGGGTCGTGGTCATGTGTCTCCATCTCCATCACATCGGTCACATCGGTGGGGTGTTGCGCCCGGCCGACGAGACACGGCGACGGGGCGCGACGGGCAGGCGGGCGGCGAGGGGCGGGGGCGACGGGCGGATGGGGAGCGGCGGCGAGGCGCGACGGGCGGGTACGGGGCTCAGCCGGCGCCCGCGCCCACCGGCTTGACGACATCGGCGGGCGAGGGTCCGTCCCCGCCGCCCGGTCGGGCGCGCAGCGCGCGGGCCTGCCGCCGACCGCGCCGCCGCATGGGGTCCAGCACCCGCTCCAGGAGCACCAGCGCGCCCTCGACCAGCAGCGCGAGCGCGGCGACCAGCACCGCCCCGGCGACCACCTGCGGGGTGTCGGTGAGCCGGAAGCCGGCGGTGATGATGCGGCCGAGACCGCCGCCGCCGGGCAGCGCGGCGAGCGTCGCGGTCGCCACGACCTGCACCGCCGCCGTGCGCACCCCGGTCATGATCAGCGGGAAGGCGAGCGGCAGCTCGACCCGGCCGACCAGCTGAGCTCCCGTCATCCCCATGCCGCGCGCCGCCTCGACGACCTGGCGGTCCACCTCGCGCATGCCGACGTACGCGTTGGTCAGCAGCGGCGGGACGGCGAACAGCACCAGCGCCAGGATCACCGGCCAGTCCCCGTGTCGCCCCAGCGGGCTGAGCAGCAGCAGGACCAGCACGGCGAAGGTGGGCACCGCGCGGCCCGCGTTGGAGATGTTGATCGCGACCGTGCCGCCCTTGCCGAGGTGGCCGAGCAGCACCGCGACGGGCAGCGCGACGCCGCAGGAGATCGCCAGGGAGACCACCGTCAGATACAGGTGCTGGCCGAGCCGATGCCACACACCGTCGCCACCGGACCAGTGGGCCGCGGTGGTCAGCCATGTCCATGTCTCGCCGATGACGCCCATCAGACCGCCGCCTTCCCCGCTTCGCGCGCCCGCACCCGTGCCGCGCCACGCTTCCCCGCCCGCCGGCTCCCGCGCGTCCAGGGCGTCAACAGCCGCTGGGCGCCGAGCAGCAGCAGATCCGCCACCACGGCGAGCGCCACGCAGAGCACCGAGGCGGTGAGCACCTGCGCCTTGAAGAAGCTGCGCATACCCTCGTAAATGAGATTGCCGAGGCCGCCGTAACCGACGATCGCGCCGACCGTGGTGAGCGAGATGGTGGAGACGGTGGTGATCCGCAGACCCGCCATCAGGGCGGGCAGGGCCAGCGGCAGTTCCACGCCGAAGAGCAGCCGCAGCGGCCCGTACCCCATACCGCGCGCGGCCTCGCGCGCTTCTTCGGGCACCGCCGCCAGGCCCGCCAGGATGTTCCGCACCAGGATGGTGAGCGAATACAGCACCAGGCCGGTCACCACGACGGCCGCCGAAATCCCGAAGACCGGCAGCAGCAGCGAGAACATCGCCAGCGACGGCACCGTATAGAGAATCGTCGTCAGACTCAGCAGCGGGCCCGCCACCACCCGCCAGCGGCGGGCCAACAGGGCCAGCGGAAAGGCGACCAGCAGGCCGATCGACACCGACGCGAGGGTGATGCCCACATGTTGGAGCGTCGCGTCGGTCAACTCCTCGCTGCGCGTACGCACATACTCGCCACAGACCCAGTCGTTGGCGATCAGGCAGTTCTGGTCCGCCACCGGCTCACCTCCCCGTCAATTCGATCGACCCTAACCCCGGGCGCCGACAATGACCGTCGCCCGCCACACAACGGCAACATTTCCGGCCGCCCATGGGGCCACAATGGGGAGTCATGATCCGATTCGAGCACGTCACCAAGCGCTACGCCGACGGAACGACCGCGGTGGACGACCTGTCCTTCGAGGTCGCGGAGGGCGAGCTGGTCACGCTCGTCGGACCGTCCGGCTGCGGCAAGACCACCACCATGAAGATGGTCAACCGGCTGATCGAGCCGACCAGCGGCCAGATCTTCCTGGACGGCGAGGACATCGCCACGGTCGACCCGGTCGCCCTGCGCCGCCGCATCGGCTACGTCATCCAGCAGGTCGGCCTCTTCCCGCACAAGACGGTGTTGGAGAACACCGCGACCGTCCCGCACCTGCTGGGCTGGCAGCGCCGCAAGGGCCGCGAGCGCGCCGCCGAGCTTCTGGACCTGGTGGGGCTGGACCCCTCCGTCTACGGGGACCGCTACCCGGACCAGCTCTCCGGCGGCCAGCGGCAGCGGGTCGGGGTGGCCCGCGCGCTGGCCGCCGACCCGCCGGTGCTGCTGATGGACGAGCCCTTCGGCGCGGTCGACCCGGTGGTCCGCGAGCATCTGCAGACCGAGTTCCTGCGGCTCCAGTCCCAGGTCCGCAAGACGGTGCTCTTCGTCACGCACGACATCGAGGAGGCGGTGCGGCTGGGCGACCGGATCGCGGTCTACGGCGCGGGGCGGATCGAGCAGTTCGACCCGCCCGCGACGGTGCTGGGCGCCCCCGCCACCCCCTACGTCGCCGACTTCGTCGGCGCGGACCGCGGGCTCAAGCGGCTGTCCGTCACCCCCATCGAACCCGGCGACCTGGAGCAGCCGCCGGTCGTCCACCTCGACGACCCGCTCCCGAAGGCCGCCGCCCGGCTCGCCGACGACTCCGCCCGCTGGGCCGTGGTGCTGGACGACGCGGACGGCCTGCACGGCTGGATCTCCGCCGAGGCCGCCGCTTCGGGCGGCGCCGGGACGGTCCGGGACCACGCCCGCCGCATGGAGGCATGGCTGCCCGTCGGCTCCTCGCTCAAGCAGGCGTTCAGCACCATGCTCCAGCACGACGCCGGCTGGATAGCCGTCACCGACGGCGACCGCTTCCTCGGCGTCCTCACCCCGGCCCGGCTGCACGAGGCGCTGCGGCGCTCGATCGACGCCGACGCCAACGCGCTCCCGCGCGGGGATGTGGACGTGGTGACCGTCTCCCGGATCTGAGGGCCCACCCCGGCGGCGCCCCTCCCCAGGGGCCCGCGCCGGTTCGGCACCGCCGGACTCCGCCGCTTTCATCCCGCCGCGACGGCGCGCAGCCCAGACGGGCGGACCGGCGGTGCCGGACCCACCGCAAGGATCCGGAGCTCCACCCTCGTAGCCAGGGAGACGGCGCCCCCACGGCGCGGCGCGGCCATACCGAACCGGCTCAACCCTCGCGTTCTCATCCCGCCGCGACGGCGCGCAGCCCAGACGGCGCGGACCGGCGGTGCCGGACCCACCGCAAGGACCCGGAGCTCCACCCTCGTAGCCAGGGAGACGGCGCCCCCACGGCGCGGCGCGGCCATACCGAACCGGCTCAACCCTCGCGTTCTCATCCCGCCGCAACGGCCCGCAGCCCAGACGGGCGGACGGCGGTGCTGGACCCACCGCAAGGATCCGGATCTCCACCCTCGTAGCCAGGGAGACGGCGCCCCCACGGCGCGGCGCGACGATACCGAACCGGCTCAACCCTCGCGTTCTCATCCCGCCGCAACGGCCCGCAGCCCAGACGGCGCGGACCGGCGGTGCCGGACCCACCGCAAGGACCCGGAGCTCCACCCTCGTAGCCAGGGAGACGGCGCCCCCACGGCGCGGCGCGGCCATACCGAACCCGGCTCAACCCTCGCCCGAGGTCAGGGGTGGGCCACCCCTGATCGACGGCCCCTCACCGGGAGGTGGCTGCCGCTCCGGGGCCGCCGTTGTCCTCGTCCTCCGGAAGCTTGCACACCCGCTCCAGGAAGAACGCCGCGGCGATCACCGCGGCGGCAGCGACGACCGAGGCACCGGCGTAGATGGCCTGGTCGCGGCGGGCCGGAACGTCGAGCTGGTCGGTGAGGAGGAAGACGCCGATGCCGCCGTAGAGCCCGGCGACGAGGGCGGAGACGAGGGCGCTCGCATGGCCGAAGACCACGGCCCGGGCGGCGACCAGCGGGTCGACGCCCTTGGCGCCGGGGCGCCGCTCACGCTGGGCCTTCAGCCGGGCGCGCAGGGAGAGGGCGGTGGCGAAG
Coding sequences:
- a CDS encoding betaine/proline/choline family ABC transporter ATP-binding protein, which gives rise to MIRFEHVTKRYADGTTAVDDLSFEVAEGELVTLVGPSGCGKTTTMKMVNRLIEPTSGQIFLDGEDIATVDPVALRRRIGYVIQQVGLFPHKTVLENTATVPHLLGWQRRKGRERAAELLDLVGLDPSVYGDRYPDQLSGGQRQRVGVARALAADPPVLLMDEPFGAVDPVVREHLQTEFLRLQSQVRKTVLFVTHDIEEAVRLGDRIAVYGAGRIEQFDPPATVLGAPATPYVADFVGADRGLKRLSVTPIEPGDLEQPPVVHLDDPLPKAAARLADDSARWAVVLDDADGLHGWISAEAAASGGAGTVRDHARRMEAWLPVGSSLKQAFSTMLQHDAGWIAVTDGDRFLGVLTPARLHEALRRSIDADANALPRGDVDVVTVSRI
- a CDS encoding DUF3180 domain-containing protein, translating into MSQLRIRVLLGLFIVAGVISWAGARLWDSVGTLPSVPVAAPIVLALIAVVLFATALSLRARLKAQRERRPGAKGVDPLVAARAVVFGHASALVSALVAGLYGGIGVFLLTDQLDVPARRDQAIYAGASVVAAAAVIAAAFFLERVCKLPEDEDNGGPGAAATSR
- a CDS encoding ABC transporter permease, which gives rise to MGVIGETWTWLTTAAHWSGGDGVWHRLGQHLYLTVVSLAISCGVALPVAVLLGHLGKGGTVAINISNAGRAVPTFAVLVLLLLSPLGRHGDWPVILALVLFAVPPLLTNAYVGMREVDRQVVEAARGMGMTGAQLVGRVELPLAFPLIMTGVRTAAVQVVATATLAALPGGGGLGRIITAGFRLTDTPQVVAGAVLVAALALLVEGALVLLERVLDPMRRRGRRQARALRARPGGGDGPSPADVVKPVGAGAG
- a CDS encoding ABC transporter permease, which encodes MADQNCLIANDWVCGEYVRTRSEELTDATLQHVGITLASVSIGLLVAFPLALLARRWRVVAGPLLSLTTILYTVPSLAMFSLLLPVFGISAAVVVTGLVLYSLTILVRNILAGLAAVPEEAREAARGMGYGPLRLLFGVELPLALPALMAGLRITTVSTISLTTVGAIVGYGGLGNLIYEGMRSFFKAQVLTASVLCVALAVVADLLLLGAQRLLTPWTRGSRRAGKRGAARVRAREAGKAAV
- a CDS encoding ABC transporter substrate-binding protein → MTTTPRRTRIPRTATRTVLAAAGAAVLAVGLTACGGESLEESGGGSGGSGEKGSLVVGSASFTESKILAEMYAAALEDAGYEVSIKTVDARELYAPALEKGQIDVVPEYAATLAEFLNQKENGPDAEPVASSDPEATVKALRKLAGERGLKVLEPGKAVDQNAFAVSEDFAAEHNLKTLSDLGKSKQKIRLAAGDECPRRPFCQPGLEKTYGIDITGIDPLDVNSTQAKQAVKDGKDQMLLTITTDATLAQFGLVVLEDDKHLQNADNVLPVVNAKSAGAKDIEDALDKVTRTLTTADLAELNKKVDSERLKPDDVAEEYLKDKGLLQN